The following proteins are co-located in the Hypomesus transpacificus isolate Combined female chromosome 23, fHypTra1, whole genome shotgun sequence genome:
- the nmi gene encoding N-myc-interactor isoform X2, translated as MFSFSQAMDDGTERKYETGKEFKDDSAILEAKKELEKWKALVLKEEDKKSLMILEKVDNDESKARAQKEMEALFNETERRKKEISNTLRGIENDISDLEKRNAELRENLRSSLAKVKAGQAESFKLQQKFKIFATIPEKKVKFSGKASEEEIPEVIKGVFTITQRPSVILNGGQALITFEEEKVANQILKMAKCLVTCEKDKIDVKPMSLQLEPSVKFEIHIDVSKKSVRFSDAPPIMAEERMRDRLEMSFSRPSLGGGEVKDVEYDKVTGTGQITFLHTGVAENLALKRKYPVDVEPNTTVNIGPVYSYELKKFQTFCGTPKRTILLEGVEDVEDEEDLQDQLEIHFQKPSNYGGEVESIKYLSAGKKIKAFFGDDTVQLEEA; from the exons ATGTTCTCGTTTTCGCAGGCAATGGATGACGGcacggaaagaaaatatgaaACT GGAAAGGAATTTAAGGATGACAGTGCAATCCTTGAGGCTAAGAAAGAGCtggagaaatggaag GCACTGGTGTTAAAGGAAGAAGACAAAAAATCTTTGATGATTTTGGAGAAAGTGGATAATGATGAATCAAAGGCACGTGCCCAAAAAGAGATGGAAGCTCTTTTTAATGAGACGGAGAGACGTAAGAAAGAGATCTCTAACACATTGAGGGGGATAGAG AACGACATCTCCGACCTTGAGAAACGTAACGCAGAGCTGAGGGAAAATCTAAGGAGCAGTCTGGCCAAGGTCAAAGCTGGCCAAGCTGAGTCTTTTAAACTTCAGCAGAAATTTAAG ATTTTTGCTACCATCCCTGAGAAGAAAGTGAAGTTCTCCGGTAAGGCCAGCGAGGAGGAGATCCCGGAGGTCATCAAGGGGGTGTTCACCATCACACAGAGACCCTCGGTCATCCTCAATGGAGGCCAGGCTCTCATCACctttgaggaggagaaag TGGCCAATCAGATCCTGAAGATGGCCAAGTGCTTGGTGACTTGTGAAAAAGACAAGATAGATGTGAAACCCATGAGCTTGCAACTGGAGCCCTCAGTGAAGTTTGAG ATCCACATTGATGTCTCCAAGAAGTCAGTGAGGTTCTCCGATGCCCCACCCATCATGGCGGAGGAGCGGATGAGAGACCGCCTGGAGATGAGCTTCTCCAGGCCcagcctgggaggaggagaggtgaaggacgTGGAGTATGATAAAGTCACTGGGACCGGACAGATCACATTCCTTCATACTGGAG TTGCAGAGAACCTGGCCCTGAAAAGGAAGTATCCTGTGGATGTGGAGCCAAACACAACTGTAAACATTGGCCCAGTTTACAGTTACGAGCTGAAGAAGTTCCAG ACGTTCTGCGGCACTCCCAAGCGGACCATCCTGCTGGAGGGCGTGGAGGacgtggaggacgaggaggacctgCAGGATCAGCTGGAGATCCACTTCCAGAAGCCCAGCAACTacggaggggaggtggagagcatCAAGTACCTCTCAGCTGGGAAGAAGATCAAGGCCTTCTTTGGGGATGACACAGTtcagctggaggaggcctgA
- the nmi gene encoding N-myc-interactor isoform X3: protein MDDGTERKYETQGKEFKDDSAILEAKKELEKWKALVLKEEDKKSLMILEKVDNDESKARAQKEMEALFNETERRKKEISNTLRGIENDISDLEKRNAELRENLRSSLAKVKAGQAESFKLQQKFKIFATIPEKKVKFSGKASEEEIPEVIKGVFTITQRPSVILNGGQALITFEEEKVANQILKMAKCLVTCEKDKIDVKPMSLQLEPSVKFEIHIDVSKKSVRFSDAPPIMAEERMRDRLEMSFSRPSLGGGEVKDVEYDKVTGTGQITFLHTGVAENLALKRKYPVDVEPNTTVNIGPVYSYELKKFQTFCGTPKRTILLEGVEDVEDEEDLQDQLEIHFQKPSNYGGEVESIKYLSAGKKIKAFFGDDTVQLEEA, encoded by the exons ATGGATGACGGcacggaaagaaaatatgaaACT CAGGGAAAGGAATTTAAGGATGACAGTGCAATCCTTGAGGCTAAGAAAGAGCtggagaaatggaag GCACTGGTGTTAAAGGAAGAAGACAAAAAATCTTTGATGATTTTGGAGAAAGTGGATAATGATGAATCAAAGGCACGTGCCCAAAAAGAGATGGAAGCTCTTTTTAATGAGACGGAGAGACGTAAGAAAGAGATCTCTAACACATTGAGGGGGATAGAG AACGACATCTCCGACCTTGAGAAACGTAACGCAGAGCTGAGGGAAAATCTAAGGAGCAGTCTGGCCAAGGTCAAAGCTGGCCAAGCTGAGTCTTTTAAACTTCAGCAGAAATTTAAG ATTTTTGCTACCATCCCTGAGAAGAAAGTGAAGTTCTCCGGTAAGGCCAGCGAGGAGGAGATCCCGGAGGTCATCAAGGGGGTGTTCACCATCACACAGAGACCCTCGGTCATCCTCAATGGAGGCCAGGCTCTCATCACctttgaggaggagaaag TGGCCAATCAGATCCTGAAGATGGCCAAGTGCTTGGTGACTTGTGAAAAAGACAAGATAGATGTGAAACCCATGAGCTTGCAACTGGAGCCCTCAGTGAAGTTTGAG ATCCACATTGATGTCTCCAAGAAGTCAGTGAGGTTCTCCGATGCCCCACCCATCATGGCGGAGGAGCGGATGAGAGACCGCCTGGAGATGAGCTTCTCCAGGCCcagcctgggaggaggagaggtgaaggacgTGGAGTATGATAAAGTCACTGGGACCGGACAGATCACATTCCTTCATACTGGAG TTGCAGAGAACCTGGCCCTGAAAAGGAAGTATCCTGTGGATGTGGAGCCAAACACAACTGTAAACATTGGCCCAGTTTACAGTTACGAGCTGAAGAAGTTCCAG ACGTTCTGCGGCACTCCCAAGCGGACCATCCTGCTGGAGGGCGTGGAGGacgtggaggacgaggaggacctgCAGGATCAGCTGGAGATCCACTTCCAGAAGCCCAGCAACTacggaggggaggtggagagcatCAAGTACCTCTCAGCTGGGAAGAAGATCAAGGCCTTCTTTGGGGATGACACAGTtcagctggaggaggcctgA
- the LOC124485553 gene encoding glutamine synthetase-like produces the protein MASVSVSSGLNKTLRQHYMSLPQRGLCQVTYVWVKGSGEGLRNKTRTLDREPQGLEDIPEWNIFAPTCEKDQSKSVMYLIPVRIFSDPFTLDPNKLALCEVLQYNRLPAETNLRSDCNKVMDKVKEHIPWFGMEQEYTLLGINGRPYGWPSNGFPAPQGPYDCSIGADRAYGRDIVECHYKACLYAGVKICGTNAESMPSQWEFQVGPCEGIEMGDHLWMARFLLHRVSEDFGVVASLDPKPMTGNWNGSGCHTNVSTKDMRAEGGLRYIEQAIEKLSTRHAEHIKVYDPHNGRDNMRRLTGLHETSSIHDFSAGVANRGASVRIPRQVGQEGRGYFEDRRPSANCDPYAVTAAIARTCFLDEEEE, from the exons ATGGCGTCTGTGTCAGTCAGTTCTGGTCTGAACAAGACTCTGCGGCAGCACTATATGTCTCTCCCTCAGAGGGGCTTGTGTCAGGTCACCTACGTCTGGGTCAAAGGCTCTGGGGAGGGGCTGCGCAACAAGACTCGAACCCTGGACAGAGAGCCCCAAGGACTGGAGG ACATTCCGGAATGGAACATTTTTGCCCCCACCTGTGAGAAGGACCAGTCTAAAAGTGTAATGTACCTGATTCCAGTGCGCATCTTCAGTGACCCCTTCACTCTCGACCCCAACAAACTGGCTCTGTGTGAAGTGCTTCAATACAACCGCCTCCCTGCAG AGACTAACCTGCGCTCAGACTGTAACAAGGTGATGGACAAGGTGAAGGAGCACATTCCCTGGTTTGGAATGGAGCAAGAGTACACTCTCTTAGGGATAAATGGACGCCCCTATGGCTGGCCCTCAAATGGATTCCCTGCTCCCCAAG GCCCATACGACTGCAGCATTGGTGCAGACAGAGCTTACGGCAGGGACATAGTGGAGTGCCACTACAAGGCATGTCTCTACGCTGGGGTTAAAATCTGTGGGACCAATGCAGAGAGCATGCCTTCCCAG TGGGAGTTCCAGGTGGGTCCTTGTGAGGGGATTGAGATGGGAGACCACCTGTGGATGGCCCGTTTCCTGCTCCACCGCGTGAGCGAAGACTTTGGGGTCGTGGCTTCGTTGGACCCCAAACCGATGACGGGGAACTGGAACGGGTCGGGTTGCCATACCAACGTCAGCACCAAAGACATGAGGGCCGAGGGAGGACTGCG GTACATCGAGCAGGCCATAGAGAAGCTTAGCACCCGACACGCGGAGCACATCAAGGTATACGACCCTCACAACGGCCGGGACAACATGAGGCGTCTCACCGGCCTCCACGAGACCTCCAGCATCCACGACTTCTCTGCCGGCGTGGCCAATCGCGGGGCGAGCGTCCGCATCCCTCGTCAGGTgggtcaggaggggaggggctactTTGAAGACCGCCGCCCCTCAGCCAACTGTGACCCGTATGCTGTGACGGCCGCCATCGCGCGCACCTGTTTTCTGGATGAAGAGGAAGAATGA
- the nmi gene encoding N-myc-interactor isoform X4 has protein sequence MDDGTERKYETGKEFKDDSAILEAKKELEKWKALVLKEEDKKSLMILEKVDNDESKARAQKEMEALFNETERRKKEISNTLRGIENDISDLEKRNAELRENLRSSLAKVKAGQAESFKLQQKFKIFATIPEKKVKFSGKASEEEIPEVIKGVFTITQRPSVILNGGQALITFEEEKVANQILKMAKCLVTCEKDKIDVKPMSLQLEPSVKFEIHIDVSKKSVRFSDAPPIMAEERMRDRLEMSFSRPSLGGGEVKDVEYDKVTGTGQITFLHTGVAENLALKRKYPVDVEPNTTVNIGPVYSYELKKFQTFCGTPKRTILLEGVEDVEDEEDLQDQLEIHFQKPSNYGGEVESIKYLSAGKKIKAFFGDDTVQLEEA, from the exons ATGGATGACGGcacggaaagaaaatatgaaACT GGAAAGGAATTTAAGGATGACAGTGCAATCCTTGAGGCTAAGAAAGAGCtggagaaatggaag GCACTGGTGTTAAAGGAAGAAGACAAAAAATCTTTGATGATTTTGGAGAAAGTGGATAATGATGAATCAAAGGCACGTGCCCAAAAAGAGATGGAAGCTCTTTTTAATGAGACGGAGAGACGTAAGAAAGAGATCTCTAACACATTGAGGGGGATAGAG AACGACATCTCCGACCTTGAGAAACGTAACGCAGAGCTGAGGGAAAATCTAAGGAGCAGTCTGGCCAAGGTCAAAGCTGGCCAAGCTGAGTCTTTTAAACTTCAGCAGAAATTTAAG ATTTTTGCTACCATCCCTGAGAAGAAAGTGAAGTTCTCCGGTAAGGCCAGCGAGGAGGAGATCCCGGAGGTCATCAAGGGGGTGTTCACCATCACACAGAGACCCTCGGTCATCCTCAATGGAGGCCAGGCTCTCATCACctttgaggaggagaaag TGGCCAATCAGATCCTGAAGATGGCCAAGTGCTTGGTGACTTGTGAAAAAGACAAGATAGATGTGAAACCCATGAGCTTGCAACTGGAGCCCTCAGTGAAGTTTGAG ATCCACATTGATGTCTCCAAGAAGTCAGTGAGGTTCTCCGATGCCCCACCCATCATGGCGGAGGAGCGGATGAGAGACCGCCTGGAGATGAGCTTCTCCAGGCCcagcctgggaggaggagaggtgaaggacgTGGAGTATGATAAAGTCACTGGGACCGGACAGATCACATTCCTTCATACTGGAG TTGCAGAGAACCTGGCCCTGAAAAGGAAGTATCCTGTGGATGTGGAGCCAAACACAACTGTAAACATTGGCCCAGTTTACAGTTACGAGCTGAAGAAGTTCCAG ACGTTCTGCGGCACTCCCAAGCGGACCATCCTGCTGGAGGGCGTGGAGGacgtggaggacgaggaggacctgCAGGATCAGCTGGAGATCCACTTCCAGAAGCCCAGCAACTacggaggggaggtggagagcatCAAGTACCTCTCAGCTGGGAAGAAGATCAAGGCCTTCTTTGGGGATGACACAGTtcagctggaggaggcctgA
- the nmi gene encoding N-myc-interactor isoform X1: MFSFSQAMDDGTERKYETQGKEFKDDSAILEAKKELEKWKALVLKEEDKKSLMILEKVDNDESKARAQKEMEALFNETERRKKEISNTLRGIENDISDLEKRNAELRENLRSSLAKVKAGQAESFKLQQKFKIFATIPEKKVKFSGKASEEEIPEVIKGVFTITQRPSVILNGGQALITFEEEKVANQILKMAKCLVTCEKDKIDVKPMSLQLEPSVKFEIHIDVSKKSVRFSDAPPIMAEERMRDRLEMSFSRPSLGGGEVKDVEYDKVTGTGQITFLHTGVAENLALKRKYPVDVEPNTTVNIGPVYSYELKKFQTFCGTPKRTILLEGVEDVEDEEDLQDQLEIHFQKPSNYGGEVESIKYLSAGKKIKAFFGDDTVQLEEA; the protein is encoded by the exons ATGTTCTCGTTTTCGCAGGCAATGGATGACGGcacggaaagaaaatatgaaACT CAGGGAAAGGAATTTAAGGATGACAGTGCAATCCTTGAGGCTAAGAAAGAGCtggagaaatggaag GCACTGGTGTTAAAGGAAGAAGACAAAAAATCTTTGATGATTTTGGAGAAAGTGGATAATGATGAATCAAAGGCACGTGCCCAAAAAGAGATGGAAGCTCTTTTTAATGAGACGGAGAGACGTAAGAAAGAGATCTCTAACACATTGAGGGGGATAGAG AACGACATCTCCGACCTTGAGAAACGTAACGCAGAGCTGAGGGAAAATCTAAGGAGCAGTCTGGCCAAGGTCAAAGCTGGCCAAGCTGAGTCTTTTAAACTTCAGCAGAAATTTAAG ATTTTTGCTACCATCCCTGAGAAGAAAGTGAAGTTCTCCGGTAAGGCCAGCGAGGAGGAGATCCCGGAGGTCATCAAGGGGGTGTTCACCATCACACAGAGACCCTCGGTCATCCTCAATGGAGGCCAGGCTCTCATCACctttgaggaggagaaag TGGCCAATCAGATCCTGAAGATGGCCAAGTGCTTGGTGACTTGTGAAAAAGACAAGATAGATGTGAAACCCATGAGCTTGCAACTGGAGCCCTCAGTGAAGTTTGAG ATCCACATTGATGTCTCCAAGAAGTCAGTGAGGTTCTCCGATGCCCCACCCATCATGGCGGAGGAGCGGATGAGAGACCGCCTGGAGATGAGCTTCTCCAGGCCcagcctgggaggaggagaggtgaaggacgTGGAGTATGATAAAGTCACTGGGACCGGACAGATCACATTCCTTCATACTGGAG TTGCAGAGAACCTGGCCCTGAAAAGGAAGTATCCTGTGGATGTGGAGCCAAACACAACTGTAAACATTGGCCCAGTTTACAGTTACGAGCTGAAGAAGTTCCAG ACGTTCTGCGGCACTCCCAAGCGGACCATCCTGCTGGAGGGCGTGGAGGacgtggaggacgaggaggacctgCAGGATCAGCTGGAGATCCACTTCCAGAAGCCCAGCAACTacggaggggaggtggagagcatCAAGTACCTCTCAGCTGGGAAGAAGATCAAGGCCTTCTTTGGGGATGACACAGTtcagctggaggaggcctgA